The following proteins are encoded in a genomic region of Pseudoxanthomonas suwonensis 11-1:
- a CDS encoding sodium/sugar symporter, translated as MRLATLDIAIVLAYLAGIFILAQVVSREKAGHQKSASDYFLASRSLPWWAIGASLIAANISAEQIIGMSGSGYAIGLAIASYEWMAAATLLIVGKFFLPIFLRNKIYTMPQFLEERYGTSIRTLMAVFWLGLYVFVNITSILWLGAIAVNQVTGMDQMTAVVLIGVFALVYQLYGGLKAVALTDIVQVTLLVLGGLLVAGLTLSKLGDGAGIAAGFSRLWAEHPGHFEMILSKDNPFYKDLPGISVLVGGMWIMNVSYWGFNQYIIQRALAAKDLKEAQKGVLFAAFLKLLMPVIVVVPGIAAVMLAPTLDRPDQAYPTMMGLLPTGILGLVFAALVAAIVASLASKINSVATIFTLDFYAKMRPDSEQPKLVRVGRIVAALSVLVGILAARPLLGSFDQAFQYIQEYTGFFTPGIVVIFMLGLFWKRANQAGALAAAIGSFVLSVVLKLAWPGLPFIDRVGLVFLLALALAVVVSLATAPQREGSDLIRTDDVSYSTTAGFNFGALGVVAILVALYAIFW; from the coding sequence GTGAGACTTGCGACGCTGGACATCGCCATCGTGCTTGCCTACCTGGCAGGCATCTTCATCCTCGCGCAGGTGGTCTCGCGCGAGAAGGCCGGCCACCAGAAGTCGGCCAGCGACTACTTCCTGGCCAGCCGCTCGCTGCCGTGGTGGGCCATCGGCGCCTCGCTGATCGCGGCCAACATCTCGGCCGAGCAGATCATCGGCATGTCCGGATCCGGTTACGCCATCGGCCTGGCCATCGCCTCCTACGAGTGGATGGCGGCGGCCACGCTGCTGATCGTCGGCAAGTTCTTCCTGCCGATCTTCCTGCGCAACAAGATCTACACGATGCCGCAGTTCCTCGAGGAACGTTACGGCACCAGCATCCGCACGCTCATGGCCGTGTTCTGGCTGGGCCTGTACGTGTTCGTGAACATCACCTCGATCCTGTGGCTGGGCGCGATCGCGGTGAACCAGGTCACCGGCATGGACCAGATGACCGCGGTGGTGCTGATCGGTGTGTTCGCGCTGGTGTACCAGCTCTACGGCGGACTCAAGGCGGTGGCGCTGACCGACATCGTCCAGGTCACCCTGCTGGTGCTGGGCGGCCTGCTGGTCGCGGGCCTGACCCTGAGCAAGCTCGGCGACGGCGCGGGCATCGCCGCCGGCTTCAGCCGCCTGTGGGCCGAGCATCCCGGCCACTTCGAGATGATCCTCAGCAAGGACAACCCGTTCTACAAGGACCTGCCGGGCATCAGCGTGCTGGTCGGCGGCATGTGGATCATGAATGTCAGCTACTGGGGCTTCAACCAGTACATCATCCAGCGCGCGCTGGCCGCCAAGGACCTGAAGGAAGCGCAGAAGGGCGTGCTGTTCGCCGCGTTCCTGAAGCTGCTGATGCCGGTGATCGTGGTGGTGCCGGGCATCGCCGCGGTGATGCTGGCGCCCACGCTGGACCGGCCCGACCAGGCCTACCCGACGATGATGGGCCTGCTGCCCACCGGCATCCTCGGCCTGGTGTTCGCCGCGCTGGTGGCGGCGATCGTGGCCTCGCTGGCGTCCAAGATCAATTCGGTGGCGACCATCTTCACCCTGGACTTCTACGCCAAGATGCGTCCGGATTCGGAGCAGCCGAAGCTGGTGCGGGTGGGTCGCATCGTCGCCGCGCTGTCGGTGCTGGTCGGCATCCTCGCCGCCAGGCCACTGCTGGGCAGCTTCGACCAGGCCTTCCAGTACATCCAGGAATACACCGGCTTCTTCACCCCGGGCATCGTGGTGATCTTCATGCTCGGCCTGTTCTGGAAGCGCGCCAACCAGGCCGGTGCACTGGCCGCGGCGATCGGCTCGTTCGTGCTGTCGGTGGTGCTCAAGCTGGCCTGGCCAGGCCTGCCGTTCATCGACCGCGTCGGCCTGGTGTTCCTGCTCGCCCTGGCCCTGGCCGTGGTGGTCTCGCTGGCCACCGCGCCGCAGCGCGAGGGCAGCGACCTGATCCGCACCGACGACGTCAGCTATTCGACCACCGCCGGCTTCAACTTCGGCGCCCTCGGCGTGGTCGCCATCCTGGTGGCGCTGTACGCGATCTTCTGGTGA
- a CDS encoding LacI family DNA-binding transcriptional regulator yields the protein MNAGPASDDGIRAQRTGHAPARARIEDVATAAGVSMKTVSRVLNNEPGVRESTRQRVREVVAALNYRPDPSARSLAGNRSYLVALLYDNPSPNYLMEVVTGVVDACEAHHYGMVMQPVAYQSPGCVETVDNLLSGSRLDGLILTPPLTDSEALLDRLDERGIPFTCISPYKREGRIGVTLDEHDAVCELVAHLVALGHTRIGHVRGHPDHGASEWRLAGYRTALRRAGLLYDPELVVHGEFSFDSGLEAGRRLLSLQPRPTAIFAANDDMAAGVMRAASEMGLRVPAEVSVCGFDNTPISKHIFPQLTTVQQPTRDMAQVATMQLLASIRDRGAGSMVHMPYALQLRDSTGPAPAA from the coding sequence GTGAACGCCGGGCCGGCCAGCGACGACGGGATCCGCGCCCAGCGCACGGGGCATGCCCCGGCGCGGGCCCGGATCGAGGACGTGGCCACGGCGGCCGGCGTCTCGATGAAGACCGTCTCGCGCGTGCTCAACAACGAGCCGGGCGTGCGCGAGTCGACCCGGCAGCGCGTGCGCGAGGTGGTGGCGGCGCTCAACTACCGTCCCGATCCTTCCGCGCGCAGCCTGGCCGGCAACCGCTCCTACCTGGTCGCGCTGCTGTACGACAACCCGTCGCCGAACTACCTGATGGAAGTGGTGACCGGCGTGGTCGATGCCTGCGAGGCGCACCACTACGGCATGGTCATGCAGCCGGTGGCGTACCAGTCGCCGGGGTGCGTGGAAACCGTGGACAACCTGCTCTCCGGCTCGCGCCTGGACGGGCTGATCCTGACCCCGCCGCTGACCGACAGCGAGGCCCTGCTGGACCGGCTGGACGAGCGCGGCATCCCGTTCACCTGCATCTCGCCGTACAAGCGCGAGGGCCGCATCGGCGTGACCCTGGACGAGCACGACGCGGTCTGCGAGCTGGTCGCGCACCTGGTCGCGCTGGGGCATACCCGGATCGGACACGTGCGCGGGCATCCGGACCACGGGGCCAGCGAATGGCGGCTGGCCGGCTACCGTACCGCGCTGCGCCGTGCCGGCCTGCTCTACGACCCGGAGCTGGTGGTGCACGGCGAGTTCTCGTTCGACTCCGGCCTGGAGGCCGGGCGCCGCCTGCTGTCGCTGCAGCCGCGGCCGACCGCGATCTTCGCCGCCAACGACGACATGGCCGCCGGCGTGATGCGCGCGGCCAGCGAGATGGGCCTGCGGGTGCCGGCCGAGGTCTCGGTCTGCGGCTTCGACAACACGCCCATCTCCAAGCACATCTTCCCGCAGCTGACCACGGTGCAGCAGCCGACCCGGGACATGGCCCAGGTCGCGACCATGCAGCTGCTGGCATCGATCCGCGACCGCGGCGCCGGCAGCATGGTGCACATGCCCTACGCGCTGCAGCTGCGCGATTCCACCGGTCCGGCGCCGGCCGCCTGA
- a CDS encoding indolepyruvate ferredoxin oxidoreductase family protein produces the protein MTSTAELTSPASANQPGLDSFDADYTLEHRYTRRDGRIYLSGVQALVRLPLMQQLRDTAAGFNTAGFISGYRGSPLGGFDLELWRARKHLEEAKVRFQPGLNEDLGATMVWGTQQTNLFPGAKVEGVYAMWYGKGPGVDRCGDVFKHGNAAGTSKYGGVLALAADDHACRSSTLPHGSEDEFVSAMMPVLNPAGVQDILDLGLVGWAMSRYTGRWIGFKTIAETVESSASVDVDPFARQIVLPGDFELPPGGLNIRWPDPPLDQEMRLHRYAVRAAQAFARANNIDRIVMDSPRARLGIVTTGKSYLDVLQALEYLGLDEEACRDIGIRVYKVGMTWPLEPQGIAAFARGLEDIVVVEEKRAFIERQMKEQFYNWPEAWGRRPSIVGKYDEAGEWILPSTGELTPATIAGVIGRRIQRFFTTESIEQRLHWMEEKEAEMALPRAQFPRVPHYCSGCPHNTSTRVPEGSRALAGIGCHYMVTWMDRSTDTFTHMGGEGVTWAGQAPFTETEHVFQNLGDGTYFHSGSLAIRQAVAAKVNITYKILYNDAVAMTGGQPVDGTLTVPDIAWQMRAEGIDTIVLVSDDISRWHKRELFPPGMEFHDRAELDAVQQRLRQVKGVSILIYDQTCATEKRRRRKRGKLEDPQKRVMVNTLVCEGCGDCGQKSFCVSVLPQETEFGRKRQIDQSNCNKDYSCVNGFCPSFVTVHGGKPRKGPRAAAESLLDNLPAPPRRTDLERPWNILITGVGGTGVVTIGALLGMAGHLEGKGATVLDQTGLAQKGGAVTTHIRLARTPGDIHAVRIAAGEADLVLGCDMVVVNDYWALSKVRPERSEVVLNTYEAMPGTFTTQPDLHFPAAEIIAGVKLALGGREPRLIDATQLATALLGDAIATNLFMLGYAWQLGLVPLSEGALMRAIELNGAAVEMNRQAFAWGRLAAVDPEAVAKAAGLVANPVTAAEEFADDLQVLPPGDWEGSEWGSTSAPRPATGGREWRGLPALAADAAGNGQASPLDTATGNVAPLPLDDLRLSRSLEELVERRRVFLTAYQDRAYAERYTKLVEKVRAAESARVPGSTALTEAVARYAFKLMAYKDEYEVARLYTGGHFQRRLQQQFEGDYRLHFHLAPPLLAKRDEQGRLVKREYGPWVFTAFRWLARLKFLRGTAFDPFGRTAERRMERQLVEDYFATIERLLQKLDAGNVGLAAQIASIPDQIRGYGHVKEAHLHAAKSREAELLREWDNPLRVVLHADAA, from the coding sequence ATGACCAGCACCGCCGAATTGACATCGCCCGCGTCCGCCAACCAGCCCGGGCTCGACAGCTTCGACGCCGACTACACCCTGGAGCACCGCTACACCCGCCGCGATGGCCGCATCTACCTGAGCGGCGTGCAGGCGCTGGTGCGCCTGCCGCTGATGCAGCAGCTGCGCGATACCGCGGCGGGCTTCAACACGGCGGGCTTCATCAGCGGCTACCGTGGCAGCCCGCTGGGCGGCTTCGACCTGGAGCTGTGGCGCGCGCGCAAGCACCTGGAAGAAGCGAAGGTGCGGTTCCAGCCGGGCCTCAACGAGGACCTCGGCGCGACCATGGTCTGGGGCACGCAGCAGACCAACCTGTTCCCGGGCGCGAAGGTCGAGGGCGTCTACGCCATGTGGTACGGCAAGGGCCCCGGTGTCGACCGCTGCGGCGACGTGTTCAAGCACGGCAATGCTGCCGGCACCTCGAAGTACGGTGGCGTACTGGCGCTGGCCGCCGACGACCACGCCTGCCGCAGTTCCACCCTGCCGCACGGCAGCGAGGATGAGTTCGTCAGCGCGATGATGCCGGTACTCAATCCGGCAGGCGTGCAGGACATCCTCGACCTGGGCCTGGTCGGCTGGGCGATGAGCCGCTACACGGGCCGCTGGATCGGCTTCAAGACCATCGCCGAGACGGTGGAGTCGTCCGCGTCGGTGGACGTGGATCCGTTCGCGCGCCAGATCGTGCTGCCCGGGGACTTCGAGCTGCCGCCGGGCGGGCTCAACATCCGCTGGCCGGATCCGCCGCTGGACCAGGAGATGCGCCTGCACCGCTACGCGGTGCGCGCGGCGCAGGCCTTCGCCCGCGCGAACAACATCGACCGCATCGTGATGGACTCGCCGCGCGCGCGGCTGGGCATCGTCACCACCGGCAAGAGCTACCTGGACGTGCTTCAGGCGCTGGAATACCTGGGCCTGGACGAGGAAGCGTGCCGCGACATCGGCATCCGCGTGTACAAGGTCGGCATGACCTGGCCGCTGGAGCCGCAGGGCATCGCCGCCTTCGCCCGCGGGTTGGAGGACATCGTCGTGGTGGAGGAAAAGCGGGCCTTCATCGAGCGGCAGATGAAGGAGCAGTTCTACAACTGGCCGGAGGCCTGGGGCCGGCGCCCGAGCATCGTCGGCAAGTACGACGAGGCCGGGGAGTGGATCCTGCCGTCCACCGGCGAGCTGACCCCGGCCACCATCGCCGGGGTGATCGGCCGCCGCATCCAGCGCTTTTTCACGACGGAGTCGATCGAACAGCGCCTGCACTGGATGGAGGAGAAGGAAGCGGAGATGGCACTGCCGCGCGCGCAGTTCCCACGCGTGCCGCACTACTGCTCCGGCTGCCCGCACAACACCAGCACCCGCGTGCCGGAAGGTTCGCGCGCGCTGGCGGGCATCGGCTGCCATTACATGGTCACCTGGATGGACCGCTCCACCGACACCTTCACCCATATGGGTGGCGAGGGCGTCACCTGGGCGGGCCAGGCACCGTTCACCGAAACCGAGCACGTGTTCCAGAACCTCGGCGACGGCACCTACTTCCACAGTGGCTCGCTGGCGATCCGCCAGGCCGTCGCCGCGAAGGTGAACATCACCTACAAGATCCTCTACAACGACGCGGTGGCCATGACCGGCGGCCAGCCGGTGGACGGCACCCTGACGGTGCCGGACATCGCCTGGCAGATGCGTGCCGAGGGCATCGACACCATCGTCCTGGTCAGCGACGACATCTCGCGCTGGCACAAGCGCGAACTGTTCCCGCCGGGCATGGAGTTCCACGACCGCGCCGAACTCGACGCGGTCCAGCAGCGCCTGCGCCAGGTCAAGGGCGTGTCCATCCTGATCTACGACCAGACCTGTGCCACCGAGAAGCGTCGCCGCCGCAAGCGCGGCAAGCTCGAGGACCCGCAGAAGCGGGTGATGGTCAACACCCTGGTATGCGAGGGCTGCGGCGACTGCGGGCAGAAGAGCTTCTGCGTGTCGGTGCTGCCGCAGGAGACCGAGTTCGGGCGCAAGCGCCAGATCGACCAGTCCAACTGCAACAAGGACTACAGCTGCGTCAACGGCTTCTGCCCCAGTTTCGTCACCGTGCATGGCGGCAAGCCGCGCAAGGGTCCGCGTGCCGCGGCCGAATCCCTGCTCGACAACCTGCCGGCACCCCCTCGGCGCACTGATCTCGAGCGTCCCTGGAACATCCTGATCACCGGCGTCGGCGGCACCGGCGTGGTGACCATCGGTGCCCTGCTGGGCATGGCCGGGCACCTGGAAGGCAAGGGCGCCACCGTGCTCGACCAGACCGGCCTGGCGCAGAAGGGCGGCGCGGTCACCACCCACATCCGCCTTGCGCGCACGCCGGGCGACATCCATGCCGTGCGCATCGCCGCCGGCGAGGCCGACCTGGTGCTGGGCTGCGACATGGTCGTGGTCAACGACTACTGGGCGCTGTCCAAGGTCCGCCCCGAGCGCTCCGAAGTGGTGCTCAACACCTACGAGGCGATGCCCGGCACCTTCACCACCCAGCCGGACCTGCACTTCCCCGCCGCCGAGATCATCGCCGGGGTGAAGCTGGCACTGGGCGGGCGCGAGCCGCGCCTGATCGACGCCACCCAGCTGGCCACCGCGCTGCTGGGCGACGCCATCGCCACCAACCTGTTCATGCTCGGCTACGCCTGGCAGCTGGGCCTGGTGCCGCTGTCCGAGGGCGCGCTGATGCGCGCGATCGAGCTAAACGGCGCCGCAGTGGAGATGAACAGGCAGGCCTTCGCCTGGGGCCGCCTGGCGGCCGTGGATCCGGAGGCGGTGGCCAAGGCCGCCGGCCTGGTCGCCAACCCGGTCACCGCGGCGGAGGAATTTGCCGACGACCTGCAGGTGCTGCCGCCGGGCGACTGGGAAGGCAGCGAATGGGGCAGCACCAGCGCGCCGCGCCCGGCCACCGGCGGACGCGAATGGCGCGGGCTGCCGGCGCTGGCGGCCGATGCCGCGGGCAATGGCCAGGCCTCGCCGCTGGATACCGCCACCGGCAACGTCGCCCCGCTGCCGCTGGACGACCTGCGCCTGTCGCGCAGCCTGGAGGAACTGGTCGAACGCCGCCGCGTGTTCCTGACCGCCTACCAGGACCGCGCCTACGCCGAGCGCTACACGAAGCTGGTGGAGAAGGTCCGCGCCGCCGAGAGCGCGCGCGTGCCCGGCTCGACCGCGCTGACCGAAGCGGTGGCGCGCTACGCGTTCAAGCTGATGGCGTACAAGGACGAGTACGAGGTCGCGCGCCTGTACACGGGCGGCCACTTCCAGCGGCGCCTGCAGCAGCAGTTCGAGGGCGACTACCGCCTGCACTTCCACCTCGCCCCGCCGCTGCTGGCGAAGAGGGACGAGCAGGGTCGCCTGGTCAAGCGCGAGTACGGGCCGTGGGTGTTCACCGCGTTCCGCTGGCTGGCCAGGCTGAAGTTCCTGCGCGGCACCGCGTTCGATCCGTTCGGCCGCACCGCCGAGCGGCGCATGGAGCGCCAGCTGGTCGAGGACTACTTCGCCACCATCGAGCGCCTGCTGCAGAAGCTGGACGCCGGCAACGTCGGCCTGGCCGCGCAGATCGCCAGCATCCCTGACCAGATCCGCGGCTACGGCCACGTCAAGGAAGCACACCTGCACGCGGCCAAGTCGCGCGAAGCCGAGCTGCTGCGCGAATGGGACAACCCGCTGCGGGTGGTGCTGCACGCCGACGCCGCCTGA
- a CDS encoding tetratricopeptide repeat protein, producing MKKHVLLACLLLCPAVALAQALPAPKEFYFAEDPQTTRAIVALRGEDDAVLDRLAANIKRKPNDVESRAQLARIAMRSGRAELGQELYEAALRNAAGKQNLQRAVAWNYGWDLYRAGQPGQALKHWSGLVGGWPGTPAWQPPTYALALWTVGRRDEAVQWYAAAVRTEPRLWSDPANYPDLLPDWTAEERAVLAEVHAAWQANPPAWP from the coding sequence GTGAAGAAGCATGTACTGCTGGCTTGCCTGCTGCTCTGTCCGGCCGTGGCGCTGGCGCAGGCGCTGCCGGCACCGAAGGAGTTCTACTTCGCCGAGGATCCGCAGACCACGCGTGCGATCGTCGCCCTGCGTGGCGAGGACGACGCGGTGCTGGACCGCCTGGCGGCCAACATCAAGCGCAAGCCCAACGACGTCGAGTCGCGCGCGCAGCTTGCACGCATCGCGATGCGTTCCGGCCGCGCCGAGCTGGGCCAGGAACTGTACGAGGCCGCGTTGCGCAATGCGGCCGGCAAGCAGAACCTGCAGCGTGCGGTGGCCTGGAACTATGGCTGGGACCTTTATCGCGCCGGCCAGCCTGGGCAGGCGCTGAAGCACTGGTCCGGCCTGGTGGGCGGCTGGCCGGGCACGCCGGCATGGCAGCCACCGACCTACGCCCTGGCGCTGTGGACCGTGGGTCGCCGCGACGAGGCGGTGCAGTGGTATGCCGCGGCGGTGCGCACCGAACCGCGGCTGTGGAGCGATCCGGCCAACTATCCCGACCTGCTGCCGGACTGGACGGCGGAAGAGCGCGCGGTACTGGCGGAGGTCCACGCGGCCTGGCAGGCGAACCCGCCGGCCTGGCCCTGA
- a CDS encoding 2OG-Fe(II) oxygenase codes for MISNELDIEPYRARLRALGRVQIPSFLQEDAAQRLHACLRDEVPWETAQRTDAPPLPGLPAAATPGSAEDAALLQAVSERARDGFEFYFDRYRMIDARRDGQDPHLVLHAVVDFLNSEPFLQFARHLAGDPAIRMVSAIAVRYRNGHFLRVHNDKAASEERSCAYVINLAREWQPDWGGLLQFLDAGERRVVETFTPTWNSLSLFRVPQPHVVSQVAPWAREPRLSITGWFRRG; via the coding sequence ATGATCAGCAACGAACTCGACATCGAACCGTACCGCGCGCGCCTGCGTGCGCTGGGCCGGGTGCAGATCCCCAGCTTCCTGCAGGAGGATGCCGCGCAGCGGCTGCATGCCTGCCTGCGCGACGAGGTGCCATGGGAAACCGCCCAGCGCACCGACGCGCCGCCGCTGCCCGGCCTGCCGGCGGCCGCCACGCCGGGCAGCGCCGAGGATGCCGCGCTGCTGCAGGCGGTGAGCGAACGCGCCCGCGACGGCTTCGAGTTCTACTTCGACCGCTACCGAATGATCGACGCGCGCCGCGACGGCCAGGATCCACACCTGGTGCTGCACGCGGTGGTGGACTTCCTCAACAGCGAGCCGTTCCTGCAGTTCGCGCGGCACCTGGCCGGCGATCCGGCGATCCGCATGGTCAGTGCGATCGCGGTGCGCTACCGCAACGGCCACTTCCTGCGCGTGCACAACGACAAGGCCGCCAGCGAGGAGCGTTCCTGCGCCTATGTCATCAACCTGGCACGCGAATGGCAGCCTGACTGGGGCGGCCTGCTGCAGTTCCTCGACGCCGGCGAGCGCCGCGTGGTCGAAACCTTCACTCCCACATGGAATTCGCTGAGCCTGTTCCGCGTGCCGCAGCCGCACGTGGTCAGCCAGGTGGCGCCATGGGCGCGCGAACCGCGCCTGAGCATCACCGGCTGGTTCCGGCGCGGCTGA
- a CDS encoding AEC family transporter: MAFDAFALILAMLALGMAMGRTRLLPDNATEVLNLVVLYVCLPAAVLLYVPRLHLEWSLLGVGLTPWILMGATWLAVTVAARLWKFRREQYAVLLLCVGLGNTSFLGYPMMRALLGESAVQYAVVYDQFGTFVMLSTIGLYVCARYSGDTPPGPREVALRIARFPPIWALALGLTLMPADPPHWIGAGLQRLADAMLPLVMLAVGLSIRLRLPREELGPLLTGLSLKLLVMPAIALPLSLLFGMPPLMLRANVLESAMPTMVSAAALAMAHGLAPRLCAALVGYGIVVCLATLPAWAWLLARFYG; the protein is encoded by the coding sequence ATGGCTTTCGATGCATTCGCACTGATCCTGGCCATGCTCGCCCTGGGCATGGCCATGGGCCGCACCCGCCTGCTTCCGGACAACGCCACGGAAGTGCTCAACCTGGTGGTGCTCTACGTCTGCCTGCCGGCGGCGGTGCTGCTTTACGTGCCGCGCCTGCACCTGGAGTGGTCGCTGCTGGGCGTGGGGCTGACGCCGTGGATCCTGATGGGCGCGACCTGGCTGGCGGTCACCGTGGCGGCGCGGCTGTGGAAGTTCCGCCGCGAGCAGTACGCGGTGCTGCTGCTGTGCGTGGGCCTGGGCAACACCAGCTTCCTCGGCTACCCGATGATGCGCGCGCTGCTGGGCGAGAGCGCGGTGCAGTACGCGGTGGTGTATGACCAGTTCGGCACCTTCGTGATGCTGTCCACCATCGGCCTGTACGTGTGCGCGCGCTACAGCGGGGACACGCCGCCGGGCCCGCGCGAGGTCGCGCTGCGGATCGCGCGCTTCCCGCCGATCTGGGCGCTGGCCCTGGGCCTGACCCTGATGCCGGCCGATCCGCCGCACTGGATCGGGGCCGGCCTGCAGCGGCTGGCCGATGCCATGCTGCCGCTGGTGATGCTGGCAGTGGGCCTGTCGATCCGGCTGCGCCTGCCGCGCGAGGAGCTGGGTCCGCTGCTCACCGGGCTGAGCCTCAAGCTGCTGGTGATGCCCGCCATCGCCCTGCCGCTGTCGCTGCTGTTCGGCATGCCGCCGCTGATGCTGCGCGCCAACGTGCTGGAGTCGGCGATGCCGACCATGGTCTCGGCGGCGGCCCTGGCGATGGCCCACGGCCTGGCCCCGCGGCTGTGCGCGGCCCTGGTCGGCTACGGCATCGTCGTCTGCCTGGCCACGCTGCCGGCCTGGGCCTGGCTGCTGGCGCGTTTCTACGGCTGA
- a CDS encoding AAA family ATPase, whose product MSQLQDLTALIRANTPLVVIETRDEDRVVELFRQSLMHVWRALHRWTITEGLRRLDLDREDPADGPPDASYVLRAIQEADQRGIYLLLDFHPYLGYASHQRLLRDILQRRHCEAHVVVLVGARVELPPELEAMAVRFTPRLPDAAALLKLVREEAEAYAREHGRRAEADPEAVKRIVRNLQGLDLHDARRIARQLIHDDGALTESDLPQLAKLKFELLNRSGHLHYEYDAAALDGVAGARRLKRWVQLRKAAFAGSPPPGLDPPRGILLLGVQGCGKSLLAKAIAAGFGVPLLRLDFGTLYAKYHGETEQNLRSALASADQLAPCVLWVDEIEKGVAADGGDSDGGVSRRVLGYLLTWMSERKAPVFLVATANQVQHLPAELLRKGRFDEIFFVDLPNPDTRVELLRIHLSTRGLQPDEFNLPALAAAANGFSGAEIEQAIVSGLYAAHASQGPLDTTLLMEEIRNTRPLSVLMAEQVAALREWALPRTVPAD is encoded by the coding sequence ATGAGCCAGCTGCAGGACCTCACCGCCCTGATCCGCGCCAACACGCCGCTGGTGGTCATCGAGACCCGCGACGAGGACCGGGTGGTGGAGCTGTTCCGGCAGTCGCTGATGCATGTCTGGCGTGCCCTGCACCGCTGGACCATCACCGAGGGCCTGCGCCGGCTGGACCTGGACCGCGAGGACCCGGCCGACGGCCCGCCCGACGCCTCCTACGTGCTGCGCGCGATCCAGGAGGCGGACCAGCGAGGCATCTACCTGCTGCTCGATTTCCATCCCTACCTCGGCTACGCCAGCCACCAGCGCCTGCTGCGCGACATCCTGCAGCGTCGCCACTGCGAGGCGCACGTGGTGGTGCTGGTCGGCGCCAGGGTGGAGCTGCCGCCGGAACTGGAGGCGATGGCGGTGCGCTTCACCCCGCGCCTGCCGGACGCGGCCGCGCTGCTGAAGCTGGTGCGCGAGGAGGCGGAAGCCTACGCGCGCGAGCACGGCCGCCGCGCCGAGGCCGACCCGGAGGCGGTGAAGCGGATCGTGCGCAACCTGCAGGGCCTGGACCTGCACGACGCCCGCCGCATCGCCCGCCAGCTGATCCACGACGACGGCGCGCTGACCGAATCGGACCTGCCGCAGCTGGCGAAGCTGAAGTTCGAGCTGCTCAACCGCAGCGGCCACCTGCACTACGAATACGACGCCGCGGCCCTGGACGGGGTCGCCGGCGCGCGCCGGCTCAAGCGCTGGGTGCAGCTGCGCAAGGCAGCCTTCGCCGGTTCCCCGCCGCCGGGGCTGGATCCGCCGCGCGGCATCCTGCTGCTGGGCGTGCAGGGCTGCGGCAAGTCGCTGCTGGCCAAGGCCATCGCCGCCGGCTTCGGGGTGCCGCTGCTGCGCCTGGACTTCGGCACCCTGTACGCCAAGTACCACGGCGAGACCGAGCAGAACCTGCGCTCGGCGCTGGCCTCGGCCGACCAGCTGGCGCCGTGCGTGCTGTGGGTCGACGAGATCGAGAAGGGCGTGGCCGCCGATGGCGGCGACAGCGACGGTGGCGTCTCGCGCCGGGTGCTGGGTTACCTGTTGACCTGGATGTCCGAGCGCAAGGCGCCGGTGTTCCTGGTCGCCACCGCCAACCAGGTCCAGCACCTGCCGGCCGAACTGCTGCGCAAGGGCCGCTTCGACGAGATCTTCTTCGTCGACCTGCCCAACCCGGATACCCGCGTGGAGCTGCTGCGCATCCACCTGTCCACGCGCGGGCTGCAGCCGGACGAGTTCAACCTGCCGGCGCTGGCCGCGGCGGCCAACGGCTTCTCCGGGGCCGAGATCGAGCAGGCCATCGTCTCCGGCCTGTACGCGGCCCACGCCAGCCAGGGGCCGCTGGACACGACCCTGCTGATGGAGGAGATCCGCAACACCCGCCCGCTGTCGGTGCTGATGGCCGAGCAGGTCGCGGCGCTGCGCGAGTGGGCGCTGCCGCGCACGGTGCCGGCGGACTGA
- a CDS encoding ParA family protein, translating into MKTILVAGSKGGVGKTTIATHLAAHAALRGQRTVLADADPQGSATRWAERRSVLDSAVLPLDASSRRNWQARLPADADLLVIDAAAGAQAADLAPFLDRADAVVVPLQPSALDIEATVGFLNTLAKVARVHDRSLPVGLVLNRSKPWTNTSQQALQMLAGWPYPVVAQLRDTQAYVVLVGLGRSLFDYHSAQVRDHQADWEPLLKWLGQA; encoded by the coding sequence ATGAAGACGATCCTGGTGGCCGGGTCCAAGGGCGGCGTGGGCAAGACCACGATCGCCACCCATCTGGCGGCGCACGCGGCGCTGCGCGGGCAGCGCACGGTACTGGCGGACGCCGATCCCCAGGGTTCGGCCACCCGCTGGGCCGAGCGCCGCTCGGTACTCGACAGTGCGGTCCTGCCGCTGGACGCCAGCTCGCGCCGCAACTGGCAGGCGCGCCTGCCGGCCGATGCCGACCTGCTGGTGATCGACGCCGCCGCCGGCGCCCAGGCCGCCGACCTGGCGCCGTTCCTCGACCGCGCCGACGCCGTGGTGGTGCCGCTGCAGCCGTCGGCGCTGGACATCGAGGCCACGGTCGGCTTCCTCAACACCCTGGCCAAGGTGGCCCGGGTGCACGACCGCAGCCTGCCGGTGGGCCTGGTGCTCAACCGCAGCAAGCCCTGGACCAACACCAGCCAGCAGGCGCTGCAGATGCTGGCCGGGTGGCCCTATCCCGTGGTCGCGCAGCTGCGCGACACCCAGGCCTACGTGGTCCTGGTCGGGCTGGGCCGCAGCCTGTTCGACTACCACTCCGCGCAGGTGCGCGACCACCAGGCCGACTGGGAACCCCTGCTGAAATGGCTGGGCCAGGCATGA